The proteins below are encoded in one region of Casimicrobium huifangae:
- a CDS encoding hydroxymethylglutaryl-CoA lyase, whose product MTQPAKQNVVVREVGLRDGLQSIQTILPTAQKFAWIDTAYAAGQREIEVGSFVPAKLLPQLADTAELVAHAKTLPGLIASVLVPNLKGAERAIEVGAHSMLIPMSASRAHSAANVRKTPEEMLTTIAAIRAARDAAGSKTRIEVGMSTAFGCTLQGDVPEDDVIALLQGALDAGAECVGLADTVGYADPGQVRRLFERALRAVGDKLTCAHFHDTRGLALANTLAALDMGIRRFDASTAGIGGCPHAPGASGNASTEDVVFMLTRMGYDTGIDLDRLLALRQQIAGWLRGEQLGGAIWRAGVPKSASSKQLAA is encoded by the coding sequence GTGACCCAGCCCGCCAAGCAAAACGTGGTCGTCCGCGAAGTCGGCCTGCGTGACGGCCTGCAAAGCATTCAGACCATCCTGCCAACTGCGCAGAAATTCGCCTGGATCGACACCGCCTACGCCGCCGGTCAGCGCGAGATTGAGGTTGGGTCGTTCGTTCCCGCGAAGCTGCTGCCGCAACTGGCCGACACGGCAGAACTGGTTGCGCACGCAAAGACGCTACCGGGCCTCATCGCCTCGGTGCTGGTACCGAACCTCAAAGGCGCCGAGCGCGCCATCGAAGTCGGTGCGCATTCGATGCTGATTCCGATGTCGGCCAGCCGCGCGCACAGCGCCGCCAATGTGCGCAAGACGCCGGAAGAAATGCTCACCACGATCGCCGCCATCCGCGCGGCGCGTGATGCGGCAGGCTCCAAGACACGCATTGAGGTCGGCATGAGCACGGCCTTCGGCTGCACGCTGCAGGGCGATGTGCCGGAGGACGATGTGATCGCCTTGCTCCAGGGGGCGCTCGACGCCGGGGCCGAATGCGTGGGGCTCGCGGATACCGTGGGCTACGCCGATCCCGGCCAGGTGCGCCGCCTGTTCGAGCGTGCGCTGCGTGCGGTGGGCGACAAGCTCACCTGCGCCCACTTTCACGACACACGCGGTCTCGCGCTCGCCAACACACTCGCCGCGCTCGACATGGGCATTCGCCGCTTCGACGCCTCCACCGCCGGCATTGGCGGCTGCCCACATGCACCGGGCGCCAGCGGCAATGCGTCCACCGAGGACGTGGTATTCATGCTGACGCGGATGGGCTACGACACAGGCATCGACCTGGACCGACTGCTCGCACTGCGCCAGCAAATTGCCGGGTGGCTCCGGGGCGAACAGCTCGGCGGCGCGATCTGGCGGGCGGGCGTGCCGAAGAGTGCGTCCTCAAAACAGCTTGCCGCATGA
- a CDS encoding phosphate/phosphite/phosphonate ABC transporter substrate-binding protein, giving the protein MKKLMVPLCALLLLLAPLASVVAAPLKLVIHEESGAEGEPLPPLARYSALKRALETALSRPVEIALTRDRQRVYEWMERNQADVFMTNAADLAAKALTALGYNFIATARPDVTVLFVGKGAAVDNLKALSGFAISMPRPETMYGQVCAAELRDFIGKQYTARANSEYAAVVYAVENNLSAVGCIPSNSRARETLQGKGIKVIYEGRPQPAMPVVSSLGLPAGDRAAIAKVLTNFEEGAAGDSALKSLGVTGFTEGGETRLRMLNGWLKGTK; this is encoded by the coding sequence ATGAAAAAACTGATGGTGCCGCTGTGCGCCTTGCTGCTGTTGCTGGCACCGCTCGCGTCCGTGGTCGCGGCGCCGCTCAAGCTGGTCATCCACGAGGAAAGTGGCGCCGAAGGCGAGCCGCTGCCGCCCCTGGCGCGCTACTCGGCGCTCAAGCGCGCGCTGGAGACGGCGCTCAGCCGGCCCGTCGAGATCGCCCTGACCCGCGACCGCCAGCGCGTCTACGAATGGATGGAGCGCAATCAGGCCGACGTGTTCATGACCAACGCCGCCGATCTGGCCGCCAAGGCGCTGACGGCGCTCGGCTACAACTTCATCGCCACCGCCCGCCCGGACGTCACCGTCCTCTTTGTTGGCAAGGGCGCCGCCGTCGATAACCTGAAAGCGCTCAGCGGTTTTGCCATCTCGATGCCGCGGCCAGAGACCATGTACGGCCAAGTCTGCGCCGCTGAACTGCGCGACTTTATCGGCAAGCAGTACACCGCGCGGGCCAACTCCGAGTACGCTGCCGTGGTCTACGCTGTCGAGAACAATCTCTCGGCCGTCGGCTGCATTCCGTCGAATTCCCGCGCCCGCGAAACGCTGCAGGGCAAGGGCATCAAAGTGATCTACGAGGGCCGCCCACAGCCGGCAATGCCGGTGGTTTCTTCGCTGGGTCTGCCCGCCGGCGATCGCGCTGCCATCGCCAAAGTGCTGACCAACTTCGAAGAAGGTGCGGCGGGCGACAGCGCGCTCAAGTCGCTCGGCGTCACCGGCTTTACCGAGGGCGGCGAAACCCGTCTGCGCATGCTGAACGGCTGGCTGAAAGGCACCAAGTAA
- a CDS encoding anhydro-N-acetylmuramic acid kinase, translating into MLLNERYIGLMSGTSVDGVDAVLADFADGRVQTLGHVHVPFAPALRAALQGLMQSGADEIERAGDASVALARAYADAVKALLASTRTQTRDVAAIGAHGQTIRHRPERGFTWQLNHPTLLVELTGIAVVADFRSRDVAAGGQGAPLVPAFHAAVFQDDEPRAVINIGGIANVTLLPAKGSPEPVRGFDTGPGNTLLDAWCERHTGRPYDASGQWGATGEVDTALLVDLLADPYFSQPAPKSTGRERFNLAWLDAALARRQTVLTPVDVQATLTALTARTVGMAIGQLPAMVCGGGVFNDALMRQLPGARSTAARGVDPMQVEALAFAWLARQCFASAPGNLSIVTGATGPRVLGAVYPA; encoded by the coding sequence ATGCTGCTGAACGAGCGATACATCGGCCTGATGAGCGGCACCAGCGTGGACGGCGTCGATGCGGTGCTGGCCGATTTCGCCGACGGGCGGGTGCAGACGCTTGGTCACGTGCATGTGCCCTTCGCCCCGGCGTTGCGCGCGGCGCTGCAGGGGCTGATGCAATCGGGGGCCGACGAGATTGAGCGCGCCGGTGACGCGTCCGTCGCCTTGGCACGAGCCTACGCCGATGCCGTAAAGGCGCTGCTCGCTAGCACCCGCACGCAAACGCGCGATGTGGCCGCCATCGGTGCTCACGGCCAGACCATTCGTCATCGCCCGGAGCGCGGCTTTACCTGGCAGCTCAACCATCCGACGCTGTTGGTCGAGCTGACGGGAATTGCTGTGGTTGCCGACTTCCGCAGCCGTGATGTCGCGGCGGGCGGGCAAGGTGCGCCGCTGGTACCCGCGTTCCACGCCGCCGTGTTTCAGGATGACGAGCCACGCGCGGTGATCAATATTGGCGGCATTGCCAATGTGACGCTTCTGCCCGCGAAGGGATCACCGGAACCGGTGCGTGGCTTCGATACCGGGCCGGGGAACACGTTGCTGGATGCGTGGTGCGAGCGGCACACCGGCAGGCCCTACGACGCCAGCGGCCAGTGGGGCGCGACAGGCGAGGTGGATACCGCACTGCTGGTCGACTTGCTGGCCGATCCCTACTTCAGTCAGCCAGCACCCAAAAGCACCGGGCGTGAGCGATTCAATCTGGCGTGGCTCGACGCAGCACTGGCGCGTCGCCAGACGGTGCTGACCCCGGTTGACGTGCAGGCGACGCTGACAGCGCTGACCGCCCGCACCGTCGGCATGGCGATTGGTCAATTACCCGCGATGGTTTGCGGTGGCGGTGTGTTCAACGACGCATTGATGCGGCAATTGCCAGGCGCGCGGTCAACCGCAGCGCGGGGCGTTGACCCGATGCAGGTGGAGGCGCTCGCCTTCGCGTGGCTGGCGCGGCAGTGTTTTGCCAGCGCGCCGGGCAACCTGTCCATCGTCACCGGGGCGACCGGCCCTCGTGTACTGGGCGCCGTGTATCCGGCCTGA
- the rpsI gene encoding 30S ribosomal protein S9, whose amino-acid sequence MIGNFHYGTGRRKSAVARVFIKSGKGAFTVNGKPVDQFFSRETGRMIVRQPLVLTNNLDSLDIMVNVMGGGESGQAGAVRHGITRALIEYDAAYKPDLKKAGLVTRDAREVERKKVGLRKARRRKQFSKR is encoded by the coding sequence ATGATCGGTAATTTCCACTACGGTACGGGTCGTCGCAAAAGCGCTGTGGCTCGTGTGTTCATCAAATCCGGCAAGGGCGCCTTCACGGTGAACGGCAAGCCGGTTGATCAATTTTTCTCGCGCGAAACCGGCCGCATGATTGTGCGCCAGCCGCTCGTGCTGACCAACAATCTCGACAGCCTCGACATCATGGTCAACGTGATGGGCGGCGGCGAATCCGGCCAGGCCGGTGCAGTGCGTCACGGTATCACCCGCGCGCTGATCGAATACGATGCGGCCTACAAGCCCGACCTGAAGAAGGCCGGTCTGGTCACCCGCGATGCGCGCGAAGTTGAACGTAAAAAAGTCGGTCTGCGCAAGGCACGCCGTCGCAAGCAGTTCTCGAAGCGCTAA
- a CDS encoding tripartite tricarboxylate transporter substrate binding protein has protein sequence MKFQTARRWLASAMLATSCAALVAPTSTHAQSDKLTRFILPVAAGSGVDTIMRASQKALSASLGTAVVIDNQPGAGGIVGTQALVKSAPDGATLSVVSNNHVIYPSVYKTLPFDPIKDITPIAVIGGSPMVLVVNPKVPARDSKELVALLKAKPDTLNYASSGNGTILHLAAEMFLDEAGVKAKHIPYKGVGPMITDLIGGQVDFGVLALPAIQAHLKSGALRAIGTSSKTRLAAAPEIPTFAEQGLPGYLVEGWFAVIGPKGLPAAEVKRINAAFASAFAIADVKDAMARQGNPINVTTPEAAAAFFVSEMDKYARLVKRAGVKLD, from the coding sequence ATGAAATTTCAGACTGCCAGACGCTGGCTGGCGTCCGCAATGCTGGCGACCAGTTGCGCGGCCCTGGTCGCCCCCACCTCCACGCACGCACAAAGCGACAAACTGACTCGCTTCATCCTGCCCGTCGCCGCCGGTTCAGGCGTGGACACCATCATGCGCGCCAGCCAGAAGGCGCTGTCCGCCTCGCTCGGCACCGCCGTCGTGATCGACAATCAGCCCGGCGCCGGCGGCATTGTGGGCACCCAGGCGCTGGTGAAGTCGGCGCCTGACGGCGCCACGCTCTCGGTGGTGTCGAACAATCACGTGATCTATCCCAGCGTTTACAAGACGCTGCCGTTTGACCCCATCAAGGACATCACGCCGATCGCCGTGATTGGTGGGTCACCGATGGTGCTGGTGGTAAACCCGAAAGTGCCGGCGCGCGACTCGAAGGAGCTGGTCGCATTGCTGAAGGCGAAGCCGGACACGTTGAACTACGCGTCCAGTGGCAACGGCACCATTCTTCATCTTGCGGCCGAGATGTTCCTCGACGAAGCTGGGGTGAAGGCGAAACACATCCCGTACAAGGGCGTGGGACCGATGATTACCGATCTGATCGGCGGACAGGTGGACTTTGGCGTGCTCGCGCTGCCGGCGATTCAGGCACACCTGAAAAGCGGCGCGCTACGGGCGATCGGTACGTCGTCGAAGACACGCCTTGCAGCAGCACCGGAAATCCCGACCTTTGCCGAGCAGGGGCTGCCGGGTTATCTGGTGGAAGGCTGGTTCGCCGTGATTGGCCCGAAAGGGCTGCCCGCCGCTGAAGTCAAGCGCATCAATGCCGCTTTTGCCAGCGCCTTCGCGATCGCCGACGTCAAGGATGCGATGGCCAGACAGGGCAACCCGATCAATGTGACCACGCCGGAAGCGGCTGCCGCCTTTTTCGTCAGCGAGATGGACAAGTACGCCCGACTGGTCAAGCGGGCGGGCGTCAAGCTCGATTAG
- a CDS encoding OsmC family protein: MKSSIKWVDNVQFVAETGSGHALVIDGAPEYGGRNTGARPMELVLAGAASCTAFDVVLMLKKSRQNFTSLHVDADAVRAETDPKVFTAIKLTFRVAGKSLDPAAVERAVKLSKEKYCSATAMLGKTAEITTEIVISEA, from the coding sequence ATGAAATCAAGTATCAAGTGGGTCGACAACGTTCAATTTGTGGCCGAAACAGGCTCCGGCCATGCGCTGGTGATCGATGGTGCCCCGGAATATGGCGGTCGCAATACCGGCGCCAGGCCCATGGAGTTAGTGCTTGCTGGCGCGGCGAGCTGCACTGCGTTTGACGTCGTACTAATGCTCAAGAAATCGCGGCAGAACTTCACGAGTCTGCATGTTGATGCTGATGCCGTTCGCGCCGAAACTGATCCAAAAGTGTTCACTGCGATCAAACTGACGTTCCGTGTTGCAGGAAAGTCACTCGATCCGGCGGCAGTCGAGCGCGCCGTGAAGCTGTCGAAAGAAAAATATTGCTCCGCAACAGCAATGCTCGGAAAAACGGCTGAAATCACCACCGAAATTGTGATTTCCGAAGCCTGA
- a CDS encoding CaiB/BaiF CoA transferase family protein — protein sequence MNPDKQLPLTGLPDRGSKALPLAGLRVVEFTHMVMGPTCGMVLADMGAEVIKVEPIDGDRTRHLLGAGAGFFPMFNRNKKSIAIDLHKPQGAAVARKLAASADVVAENFKPGTMAKYGLDYAALSKVNERLIYVTCKGFLPGPYEHRTALDEVVQMMGGLAYMTGRPGDPLRAGTSVNDIMGGMFGAIGALGALVQRGITGKGQEIQSALFENNVFLVGQHMLQYAITGKAAAPMPDRISAWAVYDVFTVKDGEQIFLAAVSDAQWATFCDALGYADLKSDARYATNNQRVEARPLLLPVLRERLARHSAADLAALFERVGLPFAPIRKPEELFDDEHLNVTGGLADITLPDGKRAGDTARTTLLPFTMNGERLGVRLQPPRQGAHTRELLAQLGFDAAAINDLVAAKAVA from the coding sequence ATGAACCCTGACAAGCAACTCCCTCTGACCGGCCTCCCGGACCGCGGTAGCAAAGCCCTGCCGCTGGCAGGCCTTCGAGTGGTCGAATTCACCCACATGGTGATGGGCCCCACCTGCGGCATGGTGCTGGCCGACATGGGTGCCGAGGTGATCAAGGTGGAGCCGATTGATGGTGACCGCACGCGGCATCTGCTGGGGGCGGGTGCCGGGTTCTTCCCGATGTTCAATCGCAACAAGAAAAGCATTGCCATCGACCTGCACAAGCCGCAGGGGGCGGCGGTGGCGCGCAAGCTGGCGGCGAGCGCGGATGTGGTCGCGGAGAACTTCAAACCAGGAACGATGGCGAAATACGGGCTCGACTATGCCGCGCTGAGCAAAGTCAACGAGCGGCTGATCTACGTCACCTGCAAAGGCTTTCTGCCAGGGCCGTACGAACACCGCACAGCGCTCGATGAAGTGGTGCAGATGATGGGCGGCCTCGCCTACATGACCGGACGCCCGGGCGACCCGCTGCGTGCGGGGACCAGCGTGAACGACATCATGGGTGGCATGTTCGGCGCGATTGGCGCACTCGGCGCGCTGGTGCAGCGCGGCATCACCGGCAAAGGGCAGGAGATCCAGTCAGCGCTGTTCGAGAACAACGTGTTTCTGGTTGGTCAGCACATGCTGCAATACGCGATCACCGGCAAGGCGGCTGCGCCGATGCCGGATCGCATCTCGGCGTGGGCGGTGTACGACGTGTTCACGGTGAAAGACGGTGAGCAGATATTCCTCGCCGCCGTCAGTGATGCGCAGTGGGCGACGTTTTGCGATGCCTTGGGCTACGCCGATTTGAAGAGCGATGCGCGCTATGCCACCAACAATCAGCGGGTCGAAGCCAGACCTTTGTTGTTGCCGGTGCTGCGTGAGCGGCTCGCGCGGCATTCTGCGGCGGATCTGGCGGCGCTCTTCGAGCGCGTCGGCCTGCCCTTTGCACCGATCCGCAAGCCTGAGGAACTGTTTGACGACGAGCACCTGAATGTGACCGGCGGGCTTGCCGACATCACGCTGCCAGACGGCAAGCGCGCTGGCGACACGGCGCGCACCACACTGCTGCCGTTCACGATGAACGGCGAGCGACTTGGCGTTCGCTTGCAGCCGCCGCGACAAGGGGCGCATACGCGCGAGCTGCTCGCACAACTTGGATTCGATGCCGCTGCAATCAACGATTTGGTGGCCGCGAAGGCCGTGGCGTAG
- the argC gene encoding N-acetyl-gamma-glutamyl-phosphate reductase — MTAEKQVKVGIVGGTGYTGVELLRMLTLHPSAKVTMITSRKDAGTRLDSMFPSLRGRCDLVFSDTATADLTTCDVVFYATPHGVAMADAPKLTAAGVKIIDLAADFRFKDLAVFEKWYKLPHSCPDLAAKAAYGLVELNRDAIRNASIVGNPGCYPTTMQLGYYPLLKAGIIDTAHLIADCASGVSGAGKKADMDLIFSEASDNFKAYNVSGHRHQPETEARLQEMTGDKVRLIFTPHLTPMIRGMHSTLYAQLNGKGLPLSNEALQALFEDAYKGEPFVDVMPFGSTPDTRSTRGSNVLRIALHRPQGGDTVVALVAQDNLVKGAAGQAVQCMNLMFGLPETAGLQTLPLSP; from the coding sequence GTGACTGCTGAAAAACAAGTGAAAGTCGGCATCGTTGGCGGCACCGGATACACCGGTGTCGAGCTGCTGCGCATGCTCACCCTGCACCCGAGCGCCAAAGTGACCATGATCACCTCGCGCAAGGACGCCGGCACCCGTCTCGACAGCATGTTCCCCAGCCTGCGTGGCCGCTGCGATCTGGTATTCAGCGACACCGCCACCGCCGACCTGACCACATGTGACGTCGTCTTCTACGCGACACCGCACGGCGTGGCGATGGCCGACGCCCCCAAGCTCACCGCCGCAGGCGTCAAGATCATCGACCTCGCGGCTGACTTCCGCTTCAAGGATCTCGCGGTCTTTGAGAAGTGGTACAAGCTTCCGCACAGTTGCCCGGACCTCGCAGCGAAAGCAGCGTATGGCCTCGTCGAGCTGAATCGCGACGCGATTCGCAACGCCAGCATCGTCGGCAACCCCGGTTGCTACCCGACCACCATGCAGCTCGGCTACTACCCGCTGCTGAAGGCCGGCATCATCGACACCGCGCATCTGATCGCCGACTGCGCGTCGGGCGTATCCGGCGCCGGCAAAAAGGCGGACATGGACCTCATCTTCAGTGAGGCCAGCGACAACTTCAAGGCCTACAACGTCTCCGGCCACCGGCACCAGCCAGAGACTGAAGCGCGCCTGCAGGAGATGACCGGCGACAAGGTGCGCTTGATCTTCACCCCGCACCTGACGCCCATGATCCGCGGCATGCATTCGACGCTCTACGCGCAGTTGAACGGCAAAGGACTGCCGCTCAGCAACGAAGCGCTGCAGGCCTTGTTCGAGGACGCCTACAAAGGTGAGCCTTTCGTCGATGTGATGCCGTTCGGCAGCACCCCGGACACGCGCTCGACGCGCGGCAGCAACGTGCTCCGCATCGCGCTGCACCGGCCGCAGGGCGGCGATACCGTCGTCGCGCTGGTCGCCCAGGACAATCTGGTCAAGGGCGCCGCCGGACAAGCCGTGCAGTGCATGAACTTGATGTTCGGGCTGCCGGAAACCGCAGGCCTGCAAACGCTGCCGCTGTCGCCCTGA
- a CDS encoding LysR family transcriptional regulator translates to MRDLDLTTLRLFVTVCETRNIVRASEQASLVGSAISKRLSALEAAVGVKLLQRRRRGMEPTAAGQTLLEHAREMLATAERIERAMAGYASGLRGEVRVLASASALAEHLADDIAAFLALPAHKDIRVTMEERVSPDIVRGIREGSASLGVCWDAADLGDLASTGYRSDELAVAVHRSHPLAQRKRVRFVETLDYEQVVLPVNSAVNLLLGRAAAAAGRRLQHRVVVTSFDAALRAVLANLALSVVPREVAAPYRNSPDLCIVRLDEAWAKRRFAICYRGIDTLPNAARLLLEHLQRAAQTHGRPSA, encoded by the coding sequence ATGCGTGATCTCGACCTCACCACCCTGCGCCTGTTCGTGACCGTCTGCGAGACGCGTAACATTGTGCGGGCTTCGGAGCAGGCCAGTCTGGTTGGGTCAGCCATCAGCAAGCGCCTCTCAGCACTAGAGGCGGCGGTGGGTGTGAAGCTGCTGCAGCGGCGCCGTCGCGGCATGGAGCCCACTGCTGCCGGGCAGACCTTGCTGGAGCATGCGCGCGAGATGCTTGCCACGGCCGAGCGCATTGAGCGGGCGATGGCGGGCTACGCCTCGGGCCTGCGCGGCGAGGTGCGTGTGCTCGCGTCGGCGTCGGCGCTGGCCGAACACCTGGCTGACGATATCGCCGCTTTTCTCGCCCTGCCGGCGCACAAGGACATTCGCGTCACCATGGAGGAGCGCGTCAGCCCCGACATAGTACGCGGCATCCGCGAGGGCAGCGCGTCGCTCGGTGTGTGCTGGGACGCGGCGGACCTCGGCGATCTCGCCTCGACGGGCTATCGCAGCGACGAACTGGCGGTGGCCGTGCATCGCAGCCACCCACTGGCGCAGCGCAAACGCGTGCGCTTCGTCGAAACCCTCGACTACGAGCAGGTGGTGCTGCCGGTCAATAGCGCAGTGAACCTGCTGCTCGGCCGTGCCGCTGCGGCGGCGGGCAGACGCCTGCAGCATCGCGTCGTGGTCACCAGTTTTGACGCGGCGCTGCGTGCCGTGCTTGCCAACCTGGCACTGTCGGTGGTGCCGCGTGAGGTCGCTGCACCCTATCGCAATAGCCCCGATTTGTGCATCGTCCGCCTTGACGAGGCGTGGGCGAAGCGGCGCTTTGCGATCTGCTATCGCGGCATCGACACGTTGCCCAACGCGGCGCGATTGCTGCTCGAGCATCTGCAGCGAGCGGCTCAAACGCACGGTCGGCCGTCGGCGTGA
- the rplM gene encoding 50S ribosomal protein L13: MKTFSAKPTDIKQEWLHVDGTDQILGRLATQIALRLRGKHKAIFTPHMDTGDFVIVTNVEKIRVTGNKAHQKTYFRHSGFPGGIYETNFEKLQAKYPDRVLKNAVKGMLPKGPLGYAMLKKLKCYAGDAHPHAAQQPKTVTFAQ; this comes from the coding sequence ATGAAAACCTTTTCAGCCAAGCCGACCGACATCAAGCAGGAATGGCTGCATGTCGACGGCACCGACCAGATCCTCGGTCGCCTCGCCACGCAAATCGCCCTGCGCCTGCGCGGCAAACACAAGGCCATCTTCACGCCGCACATGGATACCGGTGACTTCGTCATCGTGACCAACGTGGAAAAAATCCGCGTCACCGGCAACAAGGCCCACCAAAAGACGTATTTCCGCCACTCCGGCTTCCCGGGCGGCATCTACGAAACCAATTTCGAAAAGCTGCAGGCCAAATACCCGGACCGCGTCCTCAAGAACGCCGTCAAGGGCATGCTGCCGAAGGGCCCGCTCGGTTACGCGATGCTCAAGAAGCTCAAGTGCTACGCCGGCGATGCTCACCCGCACGCCGCGCAGCAACCGAAGACCGTCACTTTCGCGCAGTAA
- a CDS encoding DUF6776 family protein, whose translation MAWPRSDRIVSGLRRRFGISAPKLAVRAHWSWKVKGSIIGVALLVLAGLFYGGFDAGRIFAGFNVGKVKEEQDRLASELRALKNENELLKRDNIELTNSSQMAIGARDVLSKQIVALQAENTQLKEETAFFEKLLGSATAGKNGLAVQRLQAERETADSYRFRALVVQGSAEAAFKGRLSMTATLITDNNKRVTLNLPEEQADLVPSLGLDFKTYQRVEGLIKVPANAQLKTLLVRVVPAGSATPKAQQSLQL comes from the coding sequence ATGGCCTGGCCCCGCTCCGACCGCATTGTTTCCGGCCTGCGCCGACGCTTCGGCATTTCTGCGCCGAAACTCGCAGTGCGCGCGCACTGGTCATGGAAAGTCAAGGGCTCGATCATTGGCGTGGCACTGCTGGTGCTGGCCGGGCTGTTCTACGGCGGTTTTGACGCGGGCCGCATCTTTGCCGGCTTCAACGTCGGCAAAGTCAAGGAAGAGCAGGACCGCCTCGCCAGCGAGCTGCGTGCGCTGAAAAACGAGAACGAACTGCTGAAGCGCGACAACATCGAATTGACCAATTCATCGCAGATGGCAATCGGTGCCCGCGATGTGCTGTCCAAGCAGATCGTCGCCTTGCAGGCCGAGAACACCCAGCTCAAAGAAGAGACCGCCTTCTTCGAGAAGCTGCTGGGCAGCGCCACGGCCGGCAAGAACGGGCTCGCCGTGCAACGCCTGCAGGCCGAGCGCGAGACCGCCGACAGCTATCGCTTCCGCGCGCTGGTGGTGCAGGGCAGCGCCGAGGCAGCGTTCAAGGGCCGCCTGAGCATGACGGCGACCTTGATCACTGACAACAACAAACGCGTCACCCTCAACCTGCCAGAAGAACAGGCCGATCTGGTACCCTCTCTCGGGCTGGACTTCAAGACTTATCAGCGCGTCGAAGGACTGATCAAGGTACCGGCCAACGCGCAGTTGAAAACCCTGTTGGTGCGCGTGGTGCCTGCCGGCAGCGCCACCCCGAAAGCGCAGCAGTCGCTGCAACTTTGA
- the erpA gene encoding iron-sulfur cluster insertion protein ErpA gives MNAMTELPAPINFTDAAANKVRDLIIDEQNPNLKLRVFVTGGGCSGFQYGFTFDEDVNEDDTIMEKNEVKLLIDAMSYQYLVGAEIDYTDGLEGAQFVIKNPNATSTCGCGNSFSA, from the coding sequence ATGAATGCAATGACCGAACTGCCCGCCCCGATCAACTTCACCGATGCCGCCGCCAACAAGGTACGCGACCTGATCATCGACGAGCAGAACCCGAACCTGAAGCTGCGTGTGTTTGTCACCGGCGGCGGCTGCTCGGGCTTCCAGTATGGTTTCACTTTCGATGAGGACGTCAACGAAGACGACACCATCATGGAGAAGAACGAGGTCAAACTGCTGATCGACGCCATGAGCTACCAATACCTGGTTGGCGCTGAAATTGACTATACCGACGGTCTCGAAGGCGCCCAATTCGTCATCAAGAACCCGAACGCCACATCCACCTGCGGCTGCGGCAATTCGTTCAGTGCCTGA
- a CDS encoding bactofilin family protein: MFGKKKAHVPQKQIDSLIGSATTIEGDVNFAGGLRVDGCVKGHIHSVGDEPSTLVISEKARVEGEIKVSHVVIDGTVDGPVHATEYLELLPNAKITGDVSYRTLEMQVGAVIEGRLLHIQTGSADVVELKRLSGAGTGASATNKAADTKAGSGKAAEAK, from the coding sequence ATGTTCGGCAAGAAAAAGGCTCACGTCCCGCAAAAGCAGATCGACAGCCTGATCGGTTCGGCGACCACCATTGAGGGCGACGTCAATTTCGCCGGTGGCCTGCGCGTCGATGGCTGCGTCAAGGGCCACATTCATTCCGTCGGCGACGAGCCGTCAACGCTGGTCATCAGCGAAAAAGCCCGTGTCGAGGGCGAAATCAAGGTGTCACACGTGGTGATCGACGGCACCGTCGACGGCCCGGTGCACGCCACTGAGTATCTTGAGCTGCTGCCCAACGCCAAAATTACCGGTGACGTCAGCTACCGCACGCTGGAAATGCAGGTGGGCGCGGTGATTGAAGGACGTCTGCTGCACATCCAGACCGGATCGGCCGATGTTGTGGAACTCAAGCGCCTGTCGGGCGCCGGGACCGGCGCATCCGCCACCAACAAGGCGGCAGACACAAAGGCTGGTTCGGGCAAAGCTGCGGAAGCAAAGTAG